The genomic DNA GAATGCGATCACGAATCGCAGCGGCACGTCATGTTCGCCCATGGGTAAATTCTTATGCTCACTTCAGGCCCAGCAAAAAATCATAAAGGCCTCTACCCCCTACAGGTTGTTACGTGAGGATTTAAAAATGCTCAGTCAAATACAACGTTTTGGCGGCGCCATGTTTACCCCGGTGTTGTTATTTCCCTTTGCCGGGATCGTGGTCGGGATCGCCATCATGCTTCGCAACCCGCTGTTTGTGGGCGAGGCCTTAACCGCCCCCGATAATCTGTTCGCGCAAATTGTTCACATCATTGAAGAGGGCGGCTGGGCGGTGTTTCGCAATATGCCGCTGATTTTTGCCGTGGGTTTACCGATTGGTCTGGCGAAGCAGGCGCAGGGCCGCGCCTGTCTGGCGGTGCTGATCAGTTTTCTGACCTGGAACTACTTTATCAATGCGATGGGGATGACATGGGGTCATTTCTTTGGCGTCGACTTCGCCGCTGAGCCCACTGCCGGCAGCGGACTGGCCATGATTGCCGGTATCAAAACGCTCGATACCAGCATCATTGGGGCGATTGTGATTTCGGGGATTGTCACCGCTATCCACAACCGCTATTTCGACAAGCAGTTGCCTGTTTTTCTGGGGATTTTTCAGGGCACCTCGTTTGTCGTTATCCTCGCGTTCTTTGTGATGATCCCCTGCGCCTGGCTGACGCTGATGGGCTGGCCGAAAGTGCAGCTCGGCATTGAGTCCCTGCAGGCCTTTTTACGCTCTGCCGGTGCGCTGGGGGTGTGGGTTTATACCTTCCTGGAACGCATTCTGATCCCTACCGGATTACACCACTTTGTCTACGGTCCGTTTATCTTTGGCCCGGCAGCGGTCGAGGGCGGCATCCAGGTTTATTGGGCGCAGCATCTTCAGGAATTTAGCCAAAGCACCCTGCCGCTGAAAACCCTGTTCCCGGAAGGCGGTTTTGCGCTTCATGGCAACGCCAAAGTGTTTGGCTCTGTCGGGATTGCGCTGGCGCTCTGGTACACCGCGTCACCGGAAAACCGCGTCAA from Enterobacter ludwigii includes the following:
- a CDS encoding alpha-glucoside-specific PTS transporter subunit IIBC produces the protein MLSQIQRFGGAMFTPVLLFPFAGIVVGIAIMLRNPLFVGEALTAPDNLFAQIVHIIEEGGWAVFRNMPLIFAVGLPIGLAKQAQGRACLAVLISFLTWNYFINAMGMTWGHFFGVDFAAEPTAGSGLAMIAGIKTLDTSIIGAIVISGIVTAIHNRYFDKQLPVFLGIFQGTSFVVILAFFVMIPCAWLTLMGWPKVQLGIESLQAFLRSAGALGVWVYTFLERILIPTGLHHFVYGPFIFGPAAVEGGIQVYWAQHLQEFSQSTLPLKTLFPEGGFALHGNAKVFGSVGIALALWYTASPENRVKVAGLLIPATLTAVLVGITEPLEFTFLFISPLLFAVHAVLAATMATVMYIFGVVGNMGGGLLDQFLPQNWIPMFHNHASTVFTQMGIGLCFTGLYFVVFKTLIERLNLKTPGREESEVKLYSKADYKAARGQTTAPAAASQQVGQAAGFLQALGGAANIESINNCATRLRIALVDMAQTQSDDVFKALGAHGVVRRGNGIQVIVGLHVPQVRDQLESLMKTPSTNEQTTLTEAIS